In Vibrio crassostreae, one DNA window encodes the following:
- a CDS encoding HlyD family secretion protein, which yields MTDNNNASQTVSTKKRKKAPLIATAIMLSLGLAGAGYWYGYGQYFESTDNAYLQGDITNISPKVSGYIVKSYVSDNQPVKEGDLLVQIDDRDYQSALAQANAHLSVVQSDVKNLVAQQTLQRSKINQAESRVDSAQAEYERAIQQVVRSRSLLKRNYASQDEVDSMAAQQKVTQADLEEAKANLVATNDQLTVIASEIEQANASVTEAQAQRDQAQLNLDYTKVYAPADGVIGKRSVREGLLIQAGAPLMSLVPNNQVWIEANFKETQLSGIHKGQTVEVELDAFPGQPLEGVVDSFSPATGAKFALLPPENATGNFTKIVQRVPVKITIPDQQELKGRLLPGLSVVATIDKRG from the coding sequence ATGACAGATAACAACAACGCTTCGCAAACAGTAAGCACAAAAAAACGTAAAAAAGCTCCGCTTATTGCTACTGCGATCATGCTGTCATTGGGTTTAGCCGGCGCTGGATACTGGTACGGCTATGGCCAGTACTTTGAATCCACCGACAATGCCTACCTGCAAGGCGATATCACTAATATTAGTCCTAAGGTATCTGGCTATATTGTTAAGTCTTACGTGAGTGACAACCAACCAGTAAAAGAAGGTGATTTGTTGGTTCAAATCGATGACCGTGATTACCAGTCAGCACTCGCTCAGGCCAATGCCCATTTAAGCGTGGTGCAATCAGACGTAAAAAATCTAGTGGCACAACAAACATTACAACGTAGCAAAATTAACCAAGCAGAAAGCCGTGTCGATTCCGCACAAGCTGAATACGAACGTGCTATTCAGCAAGTGGTACGCTCTCGTAGCTTACTAAAACGTAACTACGCGTCTCAAGATGAAGTCGATAGCATGGCTGCACAGCAAAAAGTCACTCAAGCAGATCTCGAAGAAGCAAAAGCAAACCTCGTTGCGACCAACGATCAATTAACCGTTATTGCTAGCGAGATAGAACAAGCAAACGCATCGGTGACTGAAGCTCAAGCGCAAAGAGATCAAGCTCAACTTAACCTTGATTACACCAAGGTCTACGCGCCAGCAGATGGTGTAATTGGCAAACGCAGCGTACGTGAAGGCTTGTTGATTCAAGCAGGCGCGCCATTGATGAGTTTGGTACCAAACAACCAAGTGTGGATCGAAGCTAACTTCAAAGAGACACAGCTAAGTGGCATTCACAAAGGTCAAACGGTTGAAGTTGAGCTAGACGCCTTTCCAGGCCAGCCACTTGAAGGCGTGGTAGACAGCTTCTCCCCTGCGACTGGCGCTAAGTTCGCGCTGCTGCCACCTGAGAATGCAACCGGTAACTTCACTAAAATCGTTCAACGTGTACCGGTGAAAATTACTATTCCTGATCAGCAAGAATTGAAAGGTCGATTGCTTCCTGGTTTGTCTGTGGTAGCGACCATCGATAAACGAGGCTAG
- a CDS encoding DUF2861 family protein: MKVTSLTALLCTWSLASHAAWFTDTPLQHTYQSLLDDQPQVAWQELQIALDQQTLDSELWLPVKQEILSQTQCGTSLKQSAEPKHHIQVSFIRRYGLSSHGYQIKVSAEQLNKGVETQTLSLVSPKGKVLLDGQLASNNEYQEIETNEMFIKPESGVYQLKIGSNHYPIIIALNDSNRWLTLESKLSEPHIVLSPPKVIDNCPDANVSWQWFDENYNLLGYKVPIKTAQAPVPTEGPLGTKAKHLSASVEMFEYQGAIEVQYVQRVAVPF; the protein is encoded by the coding sequence ATGAAAGTCACTTCGTTAACCGCACTGCTCTGCACCTGGTCACTCGCAAGTCATGCGGCATGGTTTACTGACACGCCATTGCAGCACACCTATCAATCTCTGCTTGATGACCAACCTCAAGTTGCGTGGCAAGAGCTGCAAATCGCACTCGATCAACAAACACTCGATAGTGAGCTTTGGCTGCCAGTCAAACAAGAGATATTAAGCCAGACTCAATGTGGAACCTCACTAAAACAAAGTGCTGAGCCGAAACACCACATTCAAGTCAGCTTCATTCGACGCTATGGCCTGTCGTCGCACGGTTATCAAATCAAAGTCTCTGCCGAACAGCTCAATAAAGGCGTAGAAACCCAAACTCTTTCTTTAGTCTCACCTAAAGGAAAAGTCCTTCTCGATGGACAACTCGCTTCCAATAATGAGTATCAAGAGATTGAAACCAATGAAATGTTCATCAAACCCGAATCTGGTGTTTATCAACTAAAGATAGGTTCAAATCACTACCCTATTATTATCGCTTTAAATGACAGCAATCGATGGCTGACGCTTGAGAGTAAACTCAGCGAACCACATATCGTGCTCTCGCCTCCAAAGGTGATCGACAACTGCCCTGACGCTAATGTGAGTTGGCAATGGTTTGATGAAAACTACAACCTGTTAGGTTACAAAGTGCCAATCAAAACAGCGCAAGCACCCGTTCCCACAGAAGGTCCACTTGGAACCAAAGCCAAGCACTTAAGTGCTTCGGTTGAAATGTTTGAATACCAAGGCGCTATTGAAGTCCAATATGTGCAACGCGTCGCCGTGCCTTTCTAA
- a CDS encoding response regulator transcription factor yields the protein MNTLLLIEDDQLLGQGLVSFFESNGYQCLWAKDSGSASKQWFRADLVILDRQLEDGDSLQHLPNWLLLKALPVIVLTAKVEVQQRVEGLMAGAKDYVTKPFSNDELLARVITQLRPLGVSLLNYANIQINLSERIAYLNESPVTLKPKEFQLLVLFVQNQSRVFHRDELLNKIWGYQAFPSTRTIDNHILRLRQKLPTLNIETHRGVGYRLAGES from the coding sequence ATGAACACCCTACTGCTGATTGAAGACGATCAACTGCTTGGACAAGGCCTCGTCAGCTTCTTTGAATCCAATGGTTACCAATGCCTTTGGGCGAAGGATTCAGGGAGTGCCAGTAAGCAGTGGTTTCGAGCCGATCTTGTGATATTGGATCGACAGCTTGAAGATGGTGACAGCTTGCAACACCTTCCAAACTGGTTGCTCCTCAAAGCACTACCGGTGATTGTGTTAACCGCCAAAGTAGAAGTTCAACAACGTGTTGAAGGTTTAATGGCGGGAGCCAAAGATTACGTGACTAAGCCATTTTCGAACGATGAATTACTCGCTCGAGTCATTACCCAACTTCGTCCGTTAGGTGTGAGCCTCTTAAATTACGCAAATATTCAGATCAACTTGTCGGAACGGATCGCTTATCTGAATGAAAGCCCAGTCACGTTGAAACCTAAGGAGTTTCAGCTATTGGTACTGTTTGTTCAGAACCAAAGTCGTGTGTTTCACCGAGATGAATTACTCAATAAAATTTGGGGTTATCAGGCCTTTCCTAGTACCCGAACTATTGATAATCACATACTGCGCTTACGCCAGAAGCTGCCAACATTGAATATCGAAACACATCGCGGCGTTGGTTACCGCTTGGCCGGGGAATCATAA
- a CDS encoding YbhB/YbcL family Raf kinase inhibitor-like protein, with translation MKLIIKSVLAISILAAGSAQAFELTSNDIQEGHPMAKTFEYSSWGCDGDNLSPQLMWKDAPAGTKSFAITAYDPDAPTESGFWHWVAFDIPATVNELPRGVDISKIGGKEGRIDYGTVGYGGVCPPEKDGMHRYQFTVWALPTDKLNLDENTPSAVVGFTLNSMALDKAKLTATYTR, from the coding sequence ATGAAACTAATCATCAAATCAGTATTGGCAATCAGTATTTTGGCTGCGGGCTCTGCTCAGGCGTTCGAATTAACCAGCAACGATATTCAAGAAGGTCATCCAATGGCGAAGACTTTTGAATACTCAAGTTGGGGTTGTGACGGCGATAACCTATCACCACAGTTAATGTGGAAAGATGCACCAGCAGGAACCAAAAGCTTTGCAATCACGGCGTATGACCCAGATGCTCCGACAGAAAGTGGTTTCTGGCATTGGGTTGCGTTTGATATCCCTGCGACTGTTAACGAGCTACCTCGCGGCGTCGATATATCTAAAATCGGTGGCAAAGAAGGTCGCATTGATTACGGTACAGTTGGCTACGGTGGCGTCTGTCCTCCTGAAAAAGATGGCATGCACCGTTACCAGTTCACGGTTTGGGCATTACCAACGGATAAGCTTAATCTAGACGAAAATACGCCGTCGGCAGTGGTTGGATTCACGTTGAACAGTATGGCTTTAGACAAAGCGAAACTGACCGCAACTTATACGCGTTAA
- a CDS encoding ATP-binding protein: MRRFTLALCLTFWLPTLANAQSLQDKWQTLYQLTWQSSPILVSQQELAQYPKVLLHESSRYPDFNQFSWDDIATLASIQDHCQAIENSNPSLHDAIEFELALCQQQTLDSIWFAAHSKRHPAGGSFADRYVARYPENSEQIHPFLIISNPLHPLFSKLENLTAQGREALLNGYRAWQQGDVLWLSGEQGWKAIPSEVWKPIAEQQEVTLSAESCSFRYSNLCLSESSNDNLIMKTLIFTLLLTLFSGLGRVLYLRTKQRKERQFVLQLLTHELRTPITSLGLTVEMFRNRYDDFPDETQGAVWRLISDYQRLSQLTENSKVYLSSDQSEPLLKQNASLEEWLDHVCEKHNISYQCEAREVELNLPYYWLTICLDNLIKNAKQHGKGKVLVKVELGDKLTIEVQDEGHFPSPIQRLISRVTPSEAHKLDNMGIGLTIVEHLMKQANGRLIILRNPTRCILEIAYEHPTAD; encoded by the coding sequence ATGCGCAGGTTTACCTTAGCCCTTTGCTTGACCTTTTGGCTCCCAACTTTAGCCAATGCCCAAAGTTTGCAAGACAAGTGGCAAACCCTGTATCAACTGACCTGGCAATCATCCCCAATCTTAGTATCTCAACAAGAGTTGGCTCAGTACCCAAAAGTTCTGCTTCATGAAAGTAGCCGTTATCCTGATTTCAACCAATTCAGTTGGGACGACATCGCAACGTTAGCCTCAATACAAGATCACTGCCAAGCAATTGAAAACAGTAACCCTTCATTACATGATGCCATCGAGTTTGAGCTCGCTCTGTGTCAGCAACAAACCTTGGATTCAATCTGGTTCGCGGCACACTCAAAACGACACCCTGCTGGTGGTAGCTTCGCTGATCGTTATGTTGCTCGTTACCCAGAAAACAGTGAACAGATTCATCCTTTTTTGATTATCAGCAATCCTTTGCATCCGTTATTTTCCAAGCTAGAAAACTTAACCGCACAAGGCAGAGAAGCACTGCTCAATGGATACCGCGCTTGGCAACAAGGTGATGTGCTTTGGTTGAGTGGCGAACAAGGTTGGAAAGCAATTCCATCGGAGGTTTGGAAACCTATTGCCGAGCAACAAGAAGTGACCTTGTCAGCCGAAAGCTGTTCTTTTCGTTACAGTAACCTGTGCCTGAGCGAGTCGAGCAACGACAACCTGATCATGAAAACGTTGATCTTTACGTTGCTGTTAACATTGTTTTCCGGACTCGGTAGAGTCTTGTACCTAAGAACAAAACAACGAAAAGAGAGGCAGTTCGTTTTACAGCTTCTTACTCATGAACTGCGCACGCCAATTACTAGCCTTGGTCTAACCGTTGAGATGTTCAGAAATCGTTACGACGATTTTCCCGATGAGACCCAAGGGGCAGTTTGGCGTTTAATCTCTGACTATCAAAGGCTCTCTCAACTCACCGAAAACAGCAAAGTGTACCTAAGTTCGGATCAGTCAGAGCCTTTGTTAAAGCAAAACGCATCATTAGAAGAGTGGCTTGATCATGTATGTGAAAAGCACAATATTTCTTATCAATGTGAAGCGCGTGAAGTTGAACTGAACCTTCCCTATTACTGGCTAACCATCTGCTTGGATAATCTAATCAAGAATGCCAAACAACACGGTAAAGGTAAGGTTTTAGTAAAGGTCGAACTCGGAGACAAGCTGACTATTGAGGTACAAGACGAGGGGCACTTCCCTTCGCCGATACAACGACTCATTTCTCGTGTCACGCCAAGTGAAGCGCACAAACTGGATAACATGGGCATTGGCCTAACTATTGTCGAGCACTTGATGAAGCAAGCGAATGGCCGCCTTATTATTCTTCGTAACCCAACCCGATGTATTCTGGAAATTGCTTATGAACACCCTACTGCTGATTGA
- a CDS encoding glycoside hydrolase, giving the protein MLSVRHPLTLSTCAIVALTTACLFSSNAQASQITLTSNSSVSGSSIRDNANATSSNTVSISSNTLEIDWNGLSVNSAALTVDNQPQKATNLVIGFSDKADSAKIATWTLVPSGINVEAELNQDQLTFQFSLPSNIQVKRHDPIELAWFDLAEQQTQTLFLPFSEGMRVPTDNKLWASYLVGNHSGSNTTQDLKMPFWTVQQNNHFISYQMVNATNNQLLFSDASSDTSSNSKTKIDMKASHQFTMLNQSQPFIVRITLGDSWLDGAKHYRDWRIENGLSETLVAKQKRNPDVSKLIGASHVYLFGKDPLSIQDVSDWWGLKTWYLEGSKLRVSAEAKRELSSLSKGKDWFSQYHKQLLLDSISQSLQVLYPVGNPTLENNTIKAQYMAAQNKKDWLVEHASSYLNSSETWGQALSSDMVANLNKAGLNKLWLGLDNWMPAFYQPNAVAMAKQSGYLVGTYDSYNTAIPAKLNDNWLTAQLPEPMRQSCAIELADGSLKKGFRGNGFYLNPNCHLEYVKQRAQDIMRFGNFNSLFLDVDATAMAREDYSGSIDNHIKSHSYSNGNGNTNESDMLSAFNNRMQWLSEQPSLLLGSEDGNSLTTKGIAFAHGLETVGFGWTDKDLKENHQSPYYLGRWYPDHKPDFFFKPAKVKEPYKSLLFSSQYRIPLYQAVFHDEVINTHHWHSDSLKFTNVRANRDLTAMLYNTPPMVHLTRDEALSSSSPRIKALKHYQDGFEPMHEQLWDKQLVDFDWLDKNGDVQQTEFSDGSKIIANFSSKAFRHNGIDIAGLSIKAILANGQVLDWQPDHS; this is encoded by the coding sequence ATGCTCAGCGTACGTCACCCACTCACTCTTTCTACTTGTGCCATTGTGGCTCTAACAACAGCTTGTCTGTTTTCATCCAATGCACAAGCGAGCCAAATAACGCTCACCAGTAATAGCAGCGTTAGCGGCAGCAGTATTCGCGACAACGCTAACGCCACTAGCAGCAATACCGTCTCTATATCATCGAATACTCTAGAGATAGATTGGAACGGCTTAAGCGTTAACAGCGCTGCTCTCACCGTTGATAACCAACCACAGAAAGCGACCAATCTGGTTATTGGCTTTTCCGATAAAGCTGACTCAGCAAAAATCGCCACTTGGACCTTAGTACCCAGTGGGATAAACGTTGAGGCAGAGCTTAACCAAGACCAGCTCACTTTTCAGTTCAGCTTGCCTTCAAATATTCAGGTGAAGCGACACGATCCCATCGAGTTGGCGTGGTTTGATCTTGCCGAACAACAAACTCAGACACTATTTCTTCCGTTTAGTGAAGGTATGCGTGTGCCTACTGATAACAAGCTTTGGGCAAGCTATCTCGTCGGCAACCATTCTGGAAGTAACACTACTCAAGACTTGAAGATGCCTTTTTGGACAGTACAGCAAAACAATCATTTCATTAGCTATCAAATGGTTAATGCAACCAACAATCAACTGCTCTTTTCAGATGCATCCTCTGATACTTCCTCAAATTCAAAGACCAAAATTGATATGAAGGCATCACACCAATTTACGATGCTCAATCAATCACAGCCATTTATTGTTCGTATCACCCTTGGAGACTCGTGGTTAGATGGAGCGAAACACTACCGCGATTGGCGCATCGAAAATGGCCTTTCTGAAACACTGGTTGCTAAACAAAAGCGTAATCCGGATGTGAGTAAGCTAATCGGTGCAAGCCACGTTTACCTATTTGGCAAAGACCCATTGAGCATCCAAGATGTGAGCGACTGGTGGGGATTGAAAACATGGTATCTAGAGGGCTCTAAACTTCGCGTTTCTGCGGAAGCGAAAAGAGAGCTGTCGTCACTCTCCAAGGGCAAAGATTGGTTCAGTCAGTATCACAAACAACTATTGTTGGACTCTATTAGCCAGTCATTGCAGGTGTTATATCCTGTTGGTAATCCGACACTCGAAAACAACACGATCAAAGCTCAATACATGGCAGCGCAGAATAAGAAAGATTGGTTGGTTGAACACGCCTCCTCCTACCTAAACTCGTCAGAGACTTGGGGGCAAGCATTGTCTTCAGACATGGTCGCTAATCTAAATAAAGCAGGTTTAAACAAACTGTGGCTAGGATTAGATAATTGGATGCCAGCATTCTATCAACCTAACGCCGTGGCTATGGCAAAACAGTCCGGATATCTGGTCGGTACTTACGATTCCTACAACACAGCCATTCCTGCGAAGCTCAATGACAACTGGCTAACCGCTCAATTACCAGAGCCAATGCGTCAGAGTTGTGCCATTGAATTGGCAGATGGCAGCCTAAAAAAAGGGTTTAGAGGTAACGGATTCTATCTAAATCCGAACTGCCATTTAGAATACGTAAAACAGCGCGCTCAAGACATTATGAGATTCGGCAACTTCAACAGCTTGTTCTTAGATGTTGATGCAACCGCTATGGCACGTGAAGATTACAGCGGCTCTATAGACAATCATATCAAGAGTCATAGCTACAGCAATGGAAATGGCAATACAAACGAGTCGGACATGCTTTCTGCCTTCAACAATCGAATGCAGTGGCTTAGCGAGCAACCATCGTTACTATTAGGATCTGAAGACGGCAACAGCCTAACAACAAAAGGCATCGCGTTTGCACACGGCTTAGAAACGGTTGGTTTTGGTTGGACAGACAAAGATTTGAAAGAGAACCACCAATCTCCCTATTACTTAGGTCGTTGGTACCCAGACCACAAGCCCGACTTCTTCTTTAAGCCGGCTAAGGTTAAAGAACCCTACAAGTCGCTACTGTTTTCGTCTCAATATCGAATTCCGCTTTACCAAGCCGTTTTCCATGATGAAGTAATCAATACACACCATTGGCATTCAGACAGCCTCAAGTTCACCAATGTGCGAGCAAATCGAGACTTAACCGCCATGCTGTACAACACACCACCAATGGTTCACTTAACCAGAGATGAAGCTTTATCAAGTTCAAGCCCGAGAATCAAAGCACTCAAACACTATCAAGATGGCTTTGAACCGATGCACGAACAGTTATGGGATAAACAGTTAGTCGATTTCGACTGGTTAGATAAGAACGGCGATGTTCAACAAACCGAGTTCAGTGACGGGAGTAAGATCATTGCCAACTTCTCCAGCAAGGCATTTCGTCACAACGGTATCGATATTGCTGGCCTATCGATCAAAGCTATATTGGCGAATGGGCAAGTCCTCGACTGGCAGCCCGATCATAGTTAG
- a CDS encoding helix-turn-helix transcriptional regulator yields MNHQYQVTIFRAEQLQKLRNVRILSPSIIQIITGSKRLFWKDSAAELSHSELLLCEASASLSFENMPHKGRFLSRVFSFQFQPSQAMLDLSEERSNELGLPTVQADRNLQDSLNALFSFDTQSMSKETQQFWLQGLYQQLAEKGVLHRLFVSANVSFSQKLSHYLSHSPDEKHPLESVAERFAMSRATLIRKLKLEGMQYREVLAEVRLSHALYLMQNGQQNVAMLAQSCGYQSEGRFSQRFKGKFGLSPSEYIKTVASN; encoded by the coding sequence ATGAATCATCAATACCAAGTGACGATCTTTCGTGCAGAGCAGTTACAAAAGCTGCGTAATGTGAGGATTCTATCCCCTAGTATCATTCAGATCATTACAGGCAGTAAGCGCCTGTTTTGGAAAGACTCAGCGGCAGAACTCTCACATTCTGAGCTTTTGCTGTGTGAGGCATCAGCTTCGCTAAGCTTTGAAAACATGCCCCACAAAGGGCGCTTCTTGTCGCGAGTATTCAGCTTTCAATTCCAACCTTCTCAGGCGATGCTTGATTTAAGTGAGGAACGGTCGAATGAGCTGGGGTTGCCTACAGTGCAAGCGGACCGAAACTTACAAGACTCACTCAACGCGCTGTTTTCGTTTGATACACAGAGCATGAGCAAAGAGACTCAACAGTTTTGGTTGCAGGGCTTATACCAGCAACTGGCTGAAAAAGGGGTGTTGCATCGACTCTTTGTCAGTGCCAACGTCTCGTTTAGCCAAAAGCTCAGCCATTATCTTTCACATTCACCAGATGAGAAGCATCCGCTAGAGTCGGTGGCGGAGCGTTTTGCGATGAGCCGCGCGACACTGATCCGAAAGCTAAAACTGGAAGGTATGCAATATCGTGAGGTGTTGGCTGAAGTTCGGTTGAGTCACGCGCTTTATCTGATGCAAAACGGACAGCAGAATGTTGCGATGTTGGCTCAGTCTTGCGGTTATCAATCGGAAGGACGTTTTAGTCAGCGCTTTAAAGGAAAATTTGGTTTGTCGCCTAGTGAATACATCAAGACAGTGGCCAGCAATTAA
- a CDS encoding LysR family transcriptional regulator: MDLNAVTVFTQVVDCGSFTHAAEALNMTKSTVSRKLDELEQHLGVRLITRSTRSLVLTPEGERFYQSSVQMHEIMNQAELEVSANQDLIRGQLNVVLPVELGHQVLATYIHSFLKEHPNVTLNLELTNREVDIIAEGIDLYAQIGELVDSSLVSRYLTTSKRVLVASPEYLEQFGEISSPNDLKPPFRMIEVVNKAARLPKWHLQLEGGESILIDLPCQLRVNTITACLTACVDGLGLAVLPEFICREHFKTGKLIRLLPEYEMPEVSVSLVYADRQLMPKRKKVFIDYLLTAFQNRKQK, translated from the coding sequence ATGGACTTAAATGCTGTGACTGTTTTTACGCAAGTTGTTGATTGCGGAAGCTTCACGCACGCAGCTGAGGCATTGAACATGACCAAGTCGACCGTCAGCCGAAAGCTTGACGAGCTGGAACAGCACCTAGGTGTGAGGTTGATCACTCGTTCGACACGAAGTTTAGTCTTAACGCCGGAGGGTGAGCGCTTCTATCAATCGAGCGTGCAAATGCACGAGATCATGAACCAAGCTGAGCTAGAGGTTTCTGCCAATCAGGATTTGATCCGAGGGCAGTTGAACGTTGTGTTGCCTGTTGAATTGGGGCATCAAGTATTAGCCACATACATCCACAGCTTCCTAAAAGAGCACCCAAACGTGACTTTGAATTTAGAACTGACGAATCGAGAAGTCGACATCATTGCGGAGGGGATCGATCTTTACGCGCAAATTGGTGAGCTAGTGGACTCGAGCTTGGTTTCTCGCTACCTCACAACATCGAAGCGTGTATTGGTAGCCAGCCCTGAGTATTTAGAACAGTTCGGTGAAATATCTTCGCCCAATGACCTTAAACCGCCATTCCGAATGATTGAGGTGGTAAATAAGGCGGCGCGCCTGCCCAAGTGGCATTTACAATTGGAAGGCGGTGAGTCGATTTTGATCGATCTGCCGTGTCAGTTGCGGGTGAATACTATCACGGCATGCTTAACAGCGTGTGTTGATGGGCTTGGCTTAGCGGTGCTTCCTGAATTCATTTGTCGTGAGCACTTCAAGACAGGTAAGCTGATTCGTTTATTACCTGAATATGAGATGCCGGAAGTTTCAGTAAGCCTAGTGTATGCAGACAGGCAGTTGATGCCGAAACGTAAGAAGGTCTTTATCGACTATCTACTGACTGCCTTTCAAAATAGGAAGCAAAAGTAA
- a CDS encoding D-serine ammonia-lyase, translated as MMALYQRRSPMTELNPKSELNIDKLTNDFPLLKQLIALEEVSWFNPNITTLEQGLPYVGLSEDDIQDASLRLQRFAPYLAKAFPETQVTDGIIESELVDIPSMKSVLQAHCQQPIKGRLMMKKDSHLPISGSIKARGGIYEVLTHAEKLAIEAGLLCESDDYSKLLEPEFRDFFKQYSIAVGSTGNLGMSIGIMSAKLGFTVSVHMSADARVWKKNKLREHGVNVVEYEQDYGVAVEQGRKEAAQDPRCFFIDDENSQTLFLGYSVAGQRLKQQLEQQQILVDEDHPLFVYLPCGVGGGPGGVAFGLKMAFGDHVHCIFAEPTHSPCMLLGVHTGLHDEIAVQDLGIDNLTAADGLAVGRASGFVGRAMERLLDGYYTLTDERMYQLLGELNQVEGIQLEPSALAGMPGVIHVEQNREYLARLEIDESVLANATHLVWATGGGMVPEQEMAAYLAKSSV; from the coding sequence ATGATGGCGCTATACCAGAGAAGGTCACCCATGACTGAATTGAACCCCAAAAGTGAGTTAAATATAGACAAGCTCACCAACGATTTCCCGTTGTTAAAACAACTTATAGCGCTAGAAGAAGTGAGTTGGTTTAACCCAAACATCACGACGTTAGAGCAAGGTTTACCCTATGTGGGGTTAAGCGAAGATGACATTCAAGATGCAAGCCTGAGATTACAAAGGTTTGCCCCTTATCTAGCGAAGGCATTCCCTGAAACACAAGTGACCGATGGCATCATCGAGTCTGAGCTTGTTGACATTCCATCTATGAAATCAGTATTGCAAGCGCATTGTCAGCAGCCTATTAAAGGGCGTTTGATGATGAAAAAAGACAGTCACTTGCCGATTTCAGGTTCAATCAAAGCCCGTGGTGGTATTTATGAAGTACTAACGCATGCCGAGAAGCTTGCCATTGAAGCTGGGTTACTGTGTGAGAGCGATGACTACAGTAAGTTACTCGAACCTGAATTTCGTGACTTCTTTAAACAATACAGTATTGCGGTAGGGTCCACGGGTAACTTAGGCATGTCGATTGGCATCATGAGTGCCAAGTTAGGCTTTACAGTGTCGGTTCACATGTCTGCTGATGCGAGAGTGTGGAAGAAAAACAAACTGCGTGAGCATGGTGTCAACGTTGTTGAGTATGAACAAGATTATGGTGTTGCGGTAGAACAAGGTCGCAAAGAAGCAGCACAAGATCCTCGATGTTTTTTCATTGATGATGAAAACTCACAAACCCTGTTCCTTGGCTACTCGGTGGCGGGGCAAAGACTAAAGCAACAGCTTGAACAGCAGCAGATTCTGGTCGATGAAGACCATCCACTGTTCGTTTACTTGCCATGTGGAGTCGGTGGCGGCCCCGGTGGTGTGGCATTTGGCTTGAAGATGGCTTTTGGTGACCATGTACACTGTATTTTTGCTGAGCCGACCCATTCGCCTTGTATGTTGTTGGGTGTCCATACCGGTTTGCATGACGAAATCGCGGTCCAAGATCTCGGTATTGATAATCTAACCGCAGCAGACGGGCTTGCAGTTGGCCGTGCTTCTGGTTTTGTTGGTCGAGCTATGGAACGTTTACTCGACGGCTATTACACGTTAACCGACGAACGTATGTATCAATTGTTAGGTGAACTGAACCAAGTGGAGGGTATTCAATTGGAGCCTTCAGCACTCGCGGGTATGCCGGGCGTGATTCATGTTGAACAGAATAGAGAATACCTTGCTCGTCTAGAAATTGATGAGTCGGTGCTAGCCAATGCCACGCATCTTGTATGGGCGACTGGCGGAGGCATGGTGCCAGAGCAAGAAATGGCAGCTTATTTAGCTAAGTCATCGGTGTAA